CGTGTTTCGTAACTTGAACAATTCTAGACCGTTTTTGAAATAACTAAGCttgaaataaagataaaacTCGTGTATTTCAAAGGTGACTTAAAAATCAAACCCGAAAGAGTAACCTCCTTAATTAACTTGAGGAAAATCTGAAAACGGAGTATGAGATGAAGGTGAATCGTAATGgccctttttttttggccgttAGAGTGGTGTTACCCCTGAACCCTTTGACGAAACAActatattttaaaaatctcgaaacaattcgaaaaatagCAACATACTCCAAAGAAAGTTTACACtgaacaatttcatttgaaaaactgttgaTTCggcataaaaattgaaaaactgtttttaaaaaatgtaatttttcaaacatttagattgagaaaaatttgaagcggttgagaaaatcgtttttttttaacgttaaaGGGTTAAACTAATCTcaaaacataatataataatttctccGATGTTTGCTCTTTTGACTAAGAAATCGTCGACACGTGTTTCAGACTCTTCCTGAGAAAAGGTCCGGAACTAAACATCGTGATGGATTCTGACAAGAACTTCGCCGACAAGAATCCAGTGATATTCTCAGCCCAATTTTCGGTGCTTCCGGTTCGCCTTGCAATGGAGAGACACGGCGATTCGCTACCTTCGGCAGCCGAATGTTCGCTGGATTGTTCGAACCACAATTATCAGCGTCAATGCAGGATCACTTCGCCAGGATTCCCCGGCGTATATCCGAGGGGAATGCGGTGCAGAATATCGCTCGAGTCGACCTCGGGAAGGTTTAAAATCGGCGGTATTTCCGACGACATCTTTAGCCTGATGAACTACACGGTCCAGGACGGATGCAGGACCGAAAATTGCGAGGACCTGCACGTGGAGGAGGACGCGCGATCTTCAGGGGAGGAATCACCCATCGAGACCGAGTCTTCCGACGAACCTAGGCACCAAAGAGGTTTGAAGAGCTTCGACTACCGGCtggacgaggacgacgaggtGATAATCGGCAGCGACGTGAGACAGAGGAAACCGAAGACGATTAACGGGAGGCGAAAAATGACGGAAGGTAACCGACGGAGGAGGGTGAAGAgtagaagaggaagaggaaaggGGGGGAGAAAATCGTCGGGATCGAAGAACGCGGAACAGAGATTCGACGAGAGTTTTTCTCCGTCTTCGGGGCTGGGTGAAAAGATTTTCGAGGAGACGGCGATGGGACAAATGAGGAAGAGCAGCGCCCTCTTCGACCACAGATTTAAACGGCGACACAAGTCCTTGGAGAAGTTTGACGGGTTTCGTTGCGTCGGCGATTATCTGGCGATATACGAAAACCTGAACGGTAAGATCGTCGAGATATCGAAATTCTGCGGCGAGGGTAACGTTCCCGAAATATTATCACGCGGTCGGAACGTGATCGTAGAATTTTTCAGCAAACGTGACGGTACCGTGATGCACGACGGGTTCAGACTTACTCTGCAGGAGACCAAAACCGAGCACAACGAGGCCGCGAGGCACCGGAAGCACTGCGATTTTGTATACAAAAGTTCGGACCGGGGTACCAAGGAGAGCATCAAGTCGTTCCAGCATTGGTACCCACCCAGCACTTTGTGCAGCTACAAATTTGTGGGAAAAACTGGAGAGCGGGTATTCGTGCAGCTGAGGATAATACGTAACTCCTTCGAGGACGAGTCAGGATCGACAGATTCTAGGCGGAATTCGAGCCTGAATTACTGTCCTGGTAACGAAATCACCGTCTACAATGGAGCCTTTACCAACGATTCGCTCGCTTGGTCCTACTGCGACATCCTCCACTCCGACATAAACAATATCCAGGTACCGGTGACGTCGACTGGAAATGTTTTACTCGTCCAGTATTACAGCTGGAAAGGGTCATTCAGTGGACAGGAGTTCACCTACGGTATATCGTACAAGTTTGTGAAGAAGTCACAGAGCGTGGCGAAGCGGAAACCCGACGTCCTCAACGAAACCAAGATCGCGATCTCGCTAAAGCCGGTCAATTTTTCCGCCCTCAATCTTACCGACTACgaaaattgtaattgtgaCTTTTCGACGAGGATCGGAACCTTCAAGAGCTGGTTCATAGTCCTCGTCGTTCTCGGTGTTATATCGTTCTTTGGCGCTGTTATTACCATCGTTGCGCTCCTCATGAAGTGCCTCAAGATCAGATCCATGGAGAACAAGTTGCTGCAGACACCGAAACGGTGAACGTCGATACGTTGAACTTGTGGTCAACATTTATCGGATGATGTATCCAAAGCCGTCGTCTATCGGGAACATCGAATCAAATGTTCCCGACGAGTTACCAAaagtcgttcatttttatctGGCTAAATATCTACGTCGCTTTGTACCACTGGTCTCATCGTATCGCGTTATTTGGACCGCACGTGATGCATGGGATGCGGTTTTTCACGGTGGTACGACATATAGAATTACCATAAGGCGTGTGATGCATTGTTCAAACTGCGTTAACCGTATAACAGTGTAATTTATTCGAACATATCTGCATGAGTATGCTTCCGTAATGTCGTTTTCCTGTCGGTCGCTATTCAAGTTCAATTAttggtttgaaaatatcattcacAGAGTCGTGTAGAGAACCATTAACTGTGATTTCATGTGTGCGGTGTGGGGGATTGACATCTTGGTAATTCCAGCATACTTTAAGTGGCCTCTAATCGTTCGATGCATTTGGTTCTAAACTGCCTCGGTTTGGCTGCACAACACTGTGTGATCAATTTATACAGCAGATACTGTAAAGTGTGTCGAATTTTTAAGGAATCGCCCATAGGCACAGGGTGTACATGCATCGAACTTGACTATCTGGTGAGTGAATTTGATACCCGTTGACTGAGTTAGACATTATTTTAGCGACTAACTGTATTATTACCAAAAACTAGATGGGTAAGTAGCATCGCAAATATCATGtacctataataatataccttactctatatttatatttaataaagATTTACATTACTATAAACATACCTGATTCATCTGTTCGCGCATAGTACGTAAAAAAAGAACCgtgagataagaaaaaaaatgtcaggtCCCACCGAGATTTGAACTCGGATCGCTGGATTCAGAGTCCAGAGTGCTAACCATTACACCATGGAACCTTGAAGCTGAAGGAACGAATCAAGGATAACGAGGAGCACTGTAAATGTGATACTTTTTTTCGCAACCGAAATACGTATTCGGATATCGGAAATTGATTATTCGTTAATTATCGTCGACTAACATTATTCCGCTCAAAGTTTCGGCTCAAACAATTTACTTCAATAAGTACAGTTCTGCGTAATGCATTGATATCTGTATCAATCTAGAAACTAGATTTGAAAGTGAACAATtacaattaatcaaaattaatataattacgGACGAGGTCGGAGACCCGGGCAGGCCGAATCATATAACGCAAATTTATGCGGATGGCAGAATCAATTTCTCAAGCTCCGCGTCGTTGTGATTATGCGCAAAGTAATATTAATTGACAGATGAACTGACAGGGGGATGTGGAACAAATGATTTCTTGGTATTAATTAAACGAATACAATTATTGCTACGTGCGTCATTCGGTGTGTGGGCTCAGCTTCTCGGACCACGCAGCTAATTTTAGACAATTATTGTAAGATTGCCAGGCTTGTGTAGAGCGGTGAATACGTAAGTAAATTTCCTTGCACACCTTGCCGCCTGCAGGGTTAAAAATGATGTTTGGCTCCGAGATGAATTATCCGGTATCCGGTTATaagaatcatttttcactcgaaATCCTGctcaatattaatttaaagTTACAGAATTACAGCTTAAAATATTGCGATAAGTTCTCCGAGTGATTTACTCGTAGaaataacgaataaaataGAGTTGTAGCTGATCCGTCGATTGCACTTAAAGCTTTGAAGGACTCGATTGTTTTTTACAATCGGTtcgtcaaataattttattaatatacTTACGCTGCAACAACACCAGATTTTGtggttttcgaattttcacgtACTCTGCTGATCGAAACAgtcgtataaatttataacctGTGACTACGATACTTCTGATTGTGAAtaacgtgaaatatttttgtttacacaacggagaaattttttgtgacTATATTTTGTAGCGGACGTAGGAATTATTGTGACACGCGGCTGGCTGTTTGAGCAATAGATTTAATTAACTAATTTAGAGTTTTGAACCATTTATTATCCGAGAGAATTTATgactattttttatattatacgtatcaATCATGTATTAATATTGATCTAGAATGGAATATACTTTGATTTACGTTGACAGACGTGAGATTTACGAAATCAGATTAAGGTATTTATAGCAGTGATGCTGTTGAAAGTTTTGAATCGTCCTATCTGTGAATTGGAATAATTCGATATGATAGTGAAACTATCAACGTTCTGTTATACGGATCAGAAATATTATCGAAGAATTATGCTGCGTTTTCAAGAGCTGTGATCGCAATTAGCAAATAGATTAATCGTAACAACTGAAATGCTACAATCAATACTTCATACCTCGGAAGTAAAAGAAGTACCACAATTATTGCTTAATGGTTCAAACTTGAAATATACTAATAACATAAGACGAACAAAAGAATGTTATTGATTCGATCTCACGATGTTTTCGTTATCGCGTTCGAGTTGCTTGAAGGAATTCAAAGGCCGATCGAAGGAGTAAATTTGGCGTAATAACTGTTGATGTTACGAAAATCGAGTAGCTCCAGAAATCTCAAATACAACGTCATACGACGCTTGGGAACATTCCTGTGACACGGCAAACAATTAAGTGATTGAAAGATTCAATTGGAAGTGCGTGAAAATCCACACACCGATAGAAACGAGGAGGGTCTCTTGGAGTTCTTCATCTGAGATTTTACCGATTTGAAAAACGCTGGAATGACTTCATCCGAACACTCcgttgacgtaattttgcgcgAGGTATCGACGAGGCAAGTTTCAAAAACGCTGCAAGCAACGgttcgaaagttacagcctaaaaacgaTAGTGGTGCATTTTTggtgcgttttctgagtttctggggGTCCGCTCAGTCCAGCCAGGATTATACAAAAcaaatctgagacgaaagatttttggAGAAAGGCCCTATTCATCTTCtttgttcattttctttgttcaacgaattacaaaataaaagaaaccgGTTTTGTAAACATCAGGTACCTTGTTTAGCAGTTCTTTGGATCATTTCTCTACCGAtcaattaaaatcaaaatttgtcCGGCTCAAAGAAACAATAGTAAATGCCTTTATCACCGACGTTGAAGCAGCAAATTTCGATCTTACAGAAATAGCACATTTACGGACCTACATTTGCGGGGGTTAAAACCGATGAGATAAACAGCCATGGGATATCCGTAATGCAAGTGTGAGGTGGAATTTGCAGTAGTAAGAACAAAGTACTACATTTTATtcagtttttaaaatcacATGTCAAAGTTTCTAACAAATATACGCACACATACACAAATTATTGAATACACGATATCTACGAATTTTATCAACTACCGTTTTTCGAGTAAGTGGAATAATGAATAGTTGTTTTAAGAATCTCTGTATTCAGTACGGAGTGATACTGCGTCGAAACAATTCACACTAATTGATCATATTCGTGACAAGTTCAACGCACGCAATATGTTACGACACCTAGCTTATACGCTTGATGTATTGGAGAAAAGATCAATAAAGATACCAATAATCATTGGTACAACGAATTAATTGAACCCTTTCCAGCCGATTAATATTACTATATCTTTCCAAGGTACATGTACCATCGTAGCCCAACTTGTCTCCAATTCGGTACATGTATCAAATATTTCTACGTGCATAAAGTAGAGAAACCTATTGTAATgagataatattattttccttaattCTATTGAACAAGTACTGAAGTAAATAGAGcctaattattgaaaaaaacgttCGCTGCGTGctaatataaaattgataattttttatagtaCAGAAATCTAAATTCATGATCACGTTACAATAAATCTCTCTGTACTCATGTGTTTAAGACTCATTTCACACTTTATTTCTCGCGTGATAAACAATCACGCATCTTTATTTACagcaattatacatatacaaaatGCACTATTTAAGAAATAAATCTCTGGCAAATCGTTGTGGTACAATAATATCTTTCTACCCTGACAATATTCCACAATCACTGAAACGGTGATTTTTCACttcgaaaataaagaaaatgttgcAAAAGGACAACAATATGCGACAACCAACTGGGTGGAGAAGGGGGTGATTCAAATTGCGGTGTGTAAGTTGAACGAGTTCAAATACAAGCTGCCTCTTGTACGCAAGATAAGTGACATAAATTGGATGAAAACAACATTACAGGGGCAGCCAAATAACCTCAACATTTGACGCACAGTGTATAGTGGTTTTCAAACATGATAATGATTTGATTAAGAGGTACAGTTGCTGCTACCTTCATTTCCTAGTAATAGTTTGATTATTACTAGTTTCTTGGAATGTAAAAAGTAGTAAGATTGTTTGTTTTCTAACTAAAAACTGTTTGTATACCGATTAAGACCTGTATAAAGATCAAAATAACTGGTCAGCTTGGCCCTATATGTGTAAACATAGGTTTATGCCCAAAAGGAATGTCTCAAAATCAATTTACTAACAttagagaaataaaaatattgatatataaCACGTGTATGGAAATTCTTCAATTATACTAACAAGAAACACGATTTTAGCTCAAATGCTCCGAATTAGGAATGGCAAGCCAAGGGAATGCATAACAATTGATTACTAAAATTAAGCAAAACGTGTTTTGAAGACAAAACAACGTTATTCATATAGTTAACGGCATTTTCAACGCTTTGATACGCAGAGAAAATATATCATTAACGAAAACAACTACGTCTTTTTGGTATCAATGAGAAAATTACTCATGCTAATTTTATGGCCTTAATCGTAGtgtgtatgtatttacatattGTCGGCTTTCGGACAAATGTTTGacgaaattatattttattaacagCATTTGTTTCTATGCTCTTTCTtagttaataaaattaatctcTAATTCAACTTAAAGCCTCGATGCCTCGTCAGGGTTCTACATACCTTATTATAATTTGAGTATAGGTATA
The Neodiprion fabricii isolate iyNeoFabr1 chromosome 5, iyNeoFabr1.1, whole genome shotgun sequence genome window above contains:
- the LOC124182812 gene encoding uncharacterized protein LOC124182812, yielding MKCDAIICLCFILPLMTDLCWGGVIHAKACNRTIRTSVGWVHWTGRMGRCVVRIRAPLRDPQVVELRIRRLQVGTLRDSICHGAYVQFSDGIEDLEDDVGRYCGHVTGNATRLFLRKGPELNIVMDSDKNFADKNPVIFSAQFSVLPVRLAMERHGDSLPSAAECSLDCSNHNYQRQCRITSPGFPGVYPRGMRCRISLESTSGRFKIGGISDDIFSLMNYTVQDGCRTENCEDLHVEEDARSSGEESPIETESSDEPRHQRGLKSFDYRLDEDDEVIIGSDVRQRKPKTINGRRKMTEGNRRRRVKSRRGRGKGGRKSSGSKNAEQRFDESFSPSSGLGEKIFEETAMGQMRKSSALFDHRFKRRHKSLEKFDGFRCVGDYLAIYENLNGKIVEISKFCGEGNVPEILSRGRNVIVEFFSKRDGTVMHDGFRLTLQETKTEHNEAARHRKHCDFVYKSSDRGTKESIKSFQHWYPPSTLCSYKFVGKTGERVFVQLRIIRNSFEDESGSTDSRRNSSLNYCPGNEITVYNGAFTNDSLAWSYCDILHSDINNIQVPVTSTGNVLLVQYYSWKGSFSGQEFTYGISYKFVKKSQSVAKRKPDVLNETKIAISLKPVNFSALNLTDYENCNCDFSTRIGTFKSWFIVLVVLGVISFFGAVITIVALLMKCLKIRSMENKLLQTPKR